GGATAATTATCGAATGATACTAGAGGATCCAGTATTCTGGAGAGCACTGAAAAACAACCTGATCCTTGTTGTCTCGGCAGTAATAGGTCAAGTATCGGTCGCATTGCTGCTGTCATTGTTCTTGCTCAAGAACACGATGTTCAATCGGTTGATGCGCTCCGCTGTATTTCTCCCGATGGTGCTGTCTACAGTCGTCGTCGGTCTCATCTGGGGCTATATTTATCACCCGCAAATCGGTTTGCTGAATCAATTATTGGAGACGCTGGGACTGGAATCTTGGCGCCGGCCTTGGCTAGACGACCCTAAAATCAATATGTTTGCCGTATCGATCCCGATTAACTGGGCGAATATCGGCCCGTATCTTATCATTTTCATCGCTGCACTCCAAAATATCTCTTCAGAAATTGAAGATGCTGCGAAGATCGACGGGGCGGTAGCCTGGAGAAAGCTATTTTTCGTGACGCTCCCGATAATTTGGGGAACAGTTGTTGTAACCATCGTACTGTGCATATCTGGAAGTTTGAAGGCATTCGACCATGTTATCGTCATGACGCGCGGCGGTCCTGCACAATCGACAGAATTGCTCGCCACATATATGTACAATAACACCTTTACGGTATACCGTTACGGCTACGGCTCTGCGGTATCCACAATGATTATTCTGATTAGCGCCGTGCTCATTGGCCTAAATCATATCATCACGAAGAGACGCGGCTAATGGGCGGTCGGCTAATGTTAGCCCGGCCGATGAAGGAGTGAATCGCTATGCAAGCAATGATAGACGCTCGGTCGGAGAAGATGAGAGGCTCTCTGTGGCGTAAGCCGATTTCCGGAATTGCGAAAATCATCCTGTTATTTTATGCCATAATTACATTGTATCCGCTATACTGGTTAGGAATAAGTGCATTCAAGTCGAATCAGGAATTTTTCAATCGTCCCTATTCCTGGCCGCAGCATTGGCAGTTCGACAATATAACCCGGGCATGGGATCTCGGAAATATGGGCCGGGCGGTGCTCAACTCCACAATTGTTACCCTCTCAGCACTGCTGCTGACCATTGTGCTCGGTATGCTTGCAGCTTATGTACTTGCTCGGTTCCCATTCAAGTTGAGTGGCGTTATAAAAGGATTGTTCTTGCTAGGCATGCTCATTCCAATTCATAGCACACTCGTTCCATTGTTTATTTTCATGAACAAGCTCGGGATGCTTAATACGTACTGGTCACTCATCCTACCGTATACGGCATTTGAATTACCAATTGCGATCTTCCTTGGAATGTCCTACATCGTATCCATTCCGAGAGAAGTAGAGGAAGCGGCGATGATCGACGGCAACGGCTGGTGGGGAATCTTCGGACGCATCATTTTCCCATTGTCCCTGCCGATCGTCGCTACGATTACAATTCTTGCATTTTTGAGGTTTTGGAATGATTTCTCCTTCGCGCTCGTCTTTATTAATTCTCAAGCGTTGAAGACGCTGCCCCTCAGCTTGTCGCTCTTCTCCGATGGATTCGGAACGGACTACAGCTTAACGATGGGCGCGATGTTTATTGCTGCAATACCAACCATTCTCATCTTTTTGATCTTCCAAGAGCAAATTATGAAAGGCATGGTAGCAGGCTCGGTCAAAGGTTAACACCTTGATCGAGTTTTTGGTGTAATTTTATATATATTTCATTATTGTGGAGGGATTGATAGTGAAGTTACATTTTATAGGAGAATTGAGCGAGCTTCAATCAGGACTTCGGTTGCTGCTTGCCGAACTTAAGTCAGAATGGTCGGAGGATGGAATTCCCGTTTTAATAGAACCGTCTTCAGGAGAACTGGAAGTGGGTTATGATGGTAAAAGCGCTTATATTCGTTACGGCGCTAAACATCAATTTTTTCGAGGCTTGGGACTGTTGATTCAGAAGATTAGGGGCGGAGAGAGCTTTCAAATTACAGAGCAACAACAATTCGATGTGATCGGTCCGATGTTTGATTTATCGCGCAATGGAGTGCTAACCGTTGAAAGCTTCAAGTTTATGCTGCGTAAAATGGCGCTGATGGGCTTGAATAGCGTCATGCTCTATTTGGAAGACACTTACGAGATAGAAGACGAGCCTTATTTCGGCTATATGCGCGGCCGTTACTCGGCGGCGGAGTTGAAGGAAATCGACGATTACGCCGATCAATTCGGCATTGAAGCGTTCCCGAGCATTCAAACACTGGCTCATTTGGAGGAGTTTTTGAAATGGGAGCCGGTAAAGGAATATAAAGATACAAAAGGCGCGTTGCTAGTTGGAGCGGAGAAGACCGATCGTCTGGTCGAAAATATGATTGTCAGCATTAGCGCGCCGTTCCGCAGCCGGAAAATCCACATCGGCATGGATGAAGCGGAAGAGCTTGGACGCGGTAAATTTTTGGATCGCAATGGACATATGAACCGTTTTGATATTATGACAGGCCATCTGGAGCGGGTGCTCGCAGTAACTCGACGCTTAGGGTTGAAACCGATGATGTGGAGCGATATGTTCCTGAAGCTGGCTTCAGCTAACGGTGAAGATTATTATGGCCATGAGACGCAAATATCAGAGGACATGTCGAGCCGCATTCCTAAGGACATAGATATGGTTTACTGGGACTATAACCACGTCGAGGAGAAGGACTACGAAACATTGATCGCCAAACACCGGCCGCTCGGTAATAATCTTATTTTTGCGGGTGCTGTGTGGGTATTCAATACGTTCGGCGTCAATTACGGGCTATCCTTGCCGGCGACCGATGCAGCGCTGACGGTATGCAAGAAGGAAGGCATCCGGGAAGTTTATGCGACGATGTGGGGTGACGACGGAATGGAGAGCAATCCGTACATCGCTTTGCTCGGCTTGCAGTTTTATGCGGAGCATGCTTATTCTTCGTCGACGCCGACTGACAAGGCGCTGGCCGAGCGCGTTCGGTTCTGCACCGGCATCGAGGCGGAC
This genomic stretch from Paenibacillus sp. FSL H7-0737 harbors:
- a CDS encoding beta-N-acetylhexosaminidase, translating into MKLHFIGELSELQSGLRLLLAELKSEWSEDGIPVLIEPSSGELEVGYDGKSAYIRYGAKHQFFRGLGLLIQKIRGGESFQITEQQQFDVIGPMFDLSRNGVLTVESFKFMLRKMALMGLNSVMLYLEDTYEIEDEPYFGYMRGRYSAAELKEIDDYADQFGIEAFPSIQTLAHLEEFLKWEPVKEYKDTKGALLVGAEKTDRLVENMIVSISAPFRSRKIHIGMDEAEELGRGKFLDRNGHMNRFDIMTGHLERVLAVTRRLGLKPMMWSDMFLKLASANGEDYYGHETQISEDMSSRIPKDIDMVYWDYNHVEEKDYETLIAKHRPLGNNLIFAGAVWVFNTFGVNYGLSLPATDAALTVCKKEGIREVYATMWGDDGMESNPYIALLGLQFYAEHAYSSSTPTDKALAERVRFCTGIEADAYMGLKYLDETPGAAPNNQKQSNPSKFLLYQDVLLGLFDKQIDGLDMAAHYAWAEGEIASRRKAEAELDYLFEVPQKLCAVLKQKSEIGLELKRAYDSGDKAVLRRIAEDVLPEISLGVQNLRAAHRKQWLSMFKPFGWEVLDIRYGGVVSRLDTASMRLLEYADGKLERIEELEQERLLYSTTNRFTDKGAGWCSYYYRMASPNVFFHVINPF
- a CDS encoding carbohydrate ABC transporter permease, with the protein product MIDARSEKMRGSLWRKPISGIAKIILLFYAIITLYPLYWLGISAFKSNQEFFNRPYSWPQHWQFDNITRAWDLGNMGRAVLNSTIVTLSALLLTIVLGMLAAYVLARFPFKLSGVIKGLFLLGMLIPIHSTLVPLFIFMNKLGMLNTYWSLILPYTAFELPIAIFLGMSYIVSIPREVEEAAMIDGNGWWGIFGRIIFPLSLPIVATITILAFLRFWNDFSFALVFINSQALKTLPLSLSLFSDGFGTDYSLTMGAMFIAAIPTILIFLIFQEQIMKGMVAGSVKG
- a CDS encoding carbohydrate ABC transporter permease, producing MPASLRSRSFVIMALLPALLIFIIFAIVPIFWSAYYGFFEWKGLGAAKLIGLDNYRMILEDPVFWRALKNNLILVVSAVIGQVSVALLLSLFLLKNTMFNRLMRSAVFLPMVLSTVVVGLIWGYIYHPQIGLLNQLLETLGLESWRRPWLDDPKINMFAVSIPINWANIGPYLIIFIAALQNISSEIEDAAKIDGAVAWRKLFFVTLPIIWGTVVVTIVLCISGSLKAFDHVIVMTRGGPAQSTELLATYMYNNTFTVYRYGYGSAVSTMIILISAVLIGLNHIITKRRG